GGCGAAGGAGTCGAGGAAGCGCATCTTGCGTTCGTACTTCACGCCGCCGTCCGGTGCTTCGCGCATCCGGCCGGGCCTCTGCAGGTGGACGGGCAGTCCGCCCTTGGGCAGGTACAGCGAGGCGACGGTCAGCGGTGCGTCCGCAAGGTCGACTTCGACGTAGCGCCCCTCGTGCGCGAACTCGCGCATGCCACGGGCCAGCGTCATCGGCTCGGTCGGCACGAGCTCGCCGTTCAGTCGGACGTCGCCGCTCCAGGTGCGGACGGCGGACGGCGCGTGCCGGGTGAGGACGGCGACGCCGTTGCGTCCCTTGATCCCGCCCTCTTCGTACGCGACGTGATAGTCGCCGTAGACACCGTCCGGGATGTCCGCGTGCTGGGCCCGAACCTCTTGCAGCGCAACTACATCCGGGTTTCTCGTGGCGAGCCATTGCTCGAAGCCGCGGCGTTGGGCAGCTCGGATTCCGTTGACGTTGTAACTGGCGATACGCACGGTCGATCAGCCTACGAGTCCGTTCGGAGACGCAAGAACCCGACCGGATGCCCGCTGTTTGAGCCCGGACGCAGCGACGAAGGAGCAGCGGCCCGTGCCGAAACCAAGGCGCGGAAACACGAGAACCCAGCCGCGTCGGGCTGGGTTCTCGTTGTCCGCCATCTTGGTTGAGACGCGCACGGAATCGTTCCTCATCCGTGCGGCTCAACCAGCGGTGACGGCGTGAGGGGTTCGATCAGTCGTCGGAGACGGTGACCTCGACGGGAATGTTGCCGCGGGTCGCGTTGGAGTACGGGCAGATCTGGTGCGCCTTGTCGGCGAGCGCCTGGGCGGCGTCCTTCTCCATATTCGGGATGACGACCTCGAGCACGACGGCGAGCCCGAAGCCGCCGTCCACCTTGCCGATGCTGACCTTCGCGCCGACGGTCGAGCCGGTGAGGTCGGGCTTGTCGTCGCTGAGCGTCGCGGCCTTCTTCAGGGCGCCATGGAAGCACGCGGCGTAGCCG
This is a stretch of genomic DNA from Yimella lutea. It encodes these proteins:
- a CDS encoding exodeoxyribonuclease III, whose translation is MRIASYNVNGIRAAQRRGFEQWLATRNPDVVALQEVRAQHADIPDGVYGDYHVAYEEGGIKGRNGVAVLTRHAPSAVRTWSGDVRLNGELVPTEPMTLARGMREFAHEGRYVEVDLADAPLTVASLYLPKGGLPVHLQRPGRMREAPDGGVKYERKMRFLDSFARQLSRSRRTASANGREFLLMGDLNIGHTRYDLTNWRTSKNSEGFLPEEREWIGAQMSPRTLVDVVRTLHPETDGPYSWWSWMGQAFDKNVGWRIDYHLATPKLARTASAAWVDREPSRDVRISDHAPVVVDYDF
- a CDS encoding organic hydroperoxide resistance protein translates to METLYTAEALATGDGRNGHTKTVDGYVDLDLKVPEGMGGPGGGANPEDLFAAGYAACFHGALKKAATLSDDKPDLTGSTVGAKVSIGKVDGGFGLAVVLEVVIPNMEKDAAQALADKAHQICPYSNATRGNIPVEVTVSDD